The following are from one region of the Spartinivicinus poritis genome:
- the lpxL gene encoding LpxL/LpxP family Kdo(2)-lipid IV(A) lauroyl/palmitoleoyl acyltransferase — MLEPNRFKAKFLNPRYWLTWLWLGIAWLISWLPYSCLMWLGRAIGKLMYRLAGRRKQIAKTNIALCFPELTSDEQERMLKNNFISMGMSLLEVGMAWWWPKWRLAKLSTIDGLEHLQQQEGEGTLLLAMHFSTLEIGAALLGREMPIDGMYRKHKNPVFDYIQRQGRENYHPSSQTIPRKEVRTMLKALRQGRTVWYAPDQDYGPKQSIFVPFFGVTAATVTATAKFAKLGKAKVVPFVQHRREDGKGYHVQVLPPLENFPTDDEEADAVTVNKLIEMEIRKRPDQYMWLHRRFKTRPEGEAKIY; from the coding sequence ATGCTGGAACCCAATCGCTTTAAGGCGAAATTCCTCAACCCAAGATACTGGCTGACCTGGTTGTGGCTAGGTATAGCTTGGCTAATCAGTTGGTTACCTTATTCATGCCTAATGTGGCTAGGCCGAGCCATTGGCAAATTGATGTACCGTTTGGCCGGTCGCCGGAAACAGATTGCAAAAACAAACATCGCTCTGTGCTTTCCGGAGCTTACCTCAGATGAGCAAGAGCGAATGCTCAAAAATAACTTTATCTCAATGGGGATGAGCTTACTGGAAGTAGGGATGGCTTGGTGGTGGCCTAAATGGCGGCTGGCTAAATTGTCAACAATTGATGGCCTGGAGCATTTACAGCAACAGGAAGGTGAGGGGACTCTATTACTAGCCATGCATTTTTCAACGCTGGAAATTGGTGCTGCATTATTAGGTAGGGAAATGCCAATTGATGGTATGTATCGTAAACATAAAAACCCTGTTTTTGATTATATTCAGCGTCAAGGCAGGGAAAATTACCATCCCTCATCACAAACAATTCCGCGCAAGGAAGTACGAACCATGCTGAAAGCCTTACGGCAAGGTAGAACCGTATGGTATGCACCTGATCAGGATTATGGGCCAAAGCAAAGTATTTTTGTGCCATTTTTTGGGGTGACTGCCGCAACCGTGACAGCAACCGCTAAATTTGCAAAATTAGGTAAGGCGAAAGTTGTGCCTTTTGTTCAACATCGTCGAGAAGATGGAAAAGGCTATCATGTGCAGGTATTACCTCCGTTGGAAAATTTCCCTACTGACGATGAAGAAGCGGATGCAGTGACAGTCAACAAGCTCATTGAGATGGAAATCCGGAAGCGGCCGGATCAGTATATGTGGTTGCATAGACGCTTTAAAACCCGACCTGAAGGGGAGGCAAAAATATACTAA
- the minC gene encoding septum site-determining protein MinC gives MTTNATFASKEDSCFQLKTSRVNLTSIDLYRYQPEKFVAALSEKVEQAPNFFKQTPVIINLAKCINNHNLDLLELRQQCANHGLQVVAFRSDNIYIRQAASSVGLAWLPEEKATVTQHSSNHHQADNVTAHTSTSSTTSEACTKGTLQPELPSKQQVATKFITHPVRSGQQLLAPEGDLVVVAPVSAGAELLAAGHIHVYGPLRGRALAGINGNREARIFCQRFEPELIAIAGCYQVDNGISRDQWQQPVQVVLSNEELQIIAL, from the coding sequence ATGACAACCAATGCAACTTTTGCTTCAAAGGAAGACAGCTGTTTTCAATTAAAAACCAGTCGCGTCAACTTGACTTCAATTGACTTATACCGGTATCAGCCAGAAAAATTTGTTGCCGCACTCTCTGAAAAAGTAGAGCAAGCACCCAATTTTTTTAAGCAAACACCAGTGATTATTAATTTAGCAAAATGCATTAATAACCATAATCTGGACCTGCTAGAACTAAGACAGCAGTGCGCAAATCATGGACTACAAGTGGTGGCTTTTCGCTCTGATAATATTTATATTCGCCAGGCCGCTAGCAGCGTAGGACTAGCCTGGCTCCCTGAAGAAAAAGCAACAGTGACACAGCATTCATCAAATCATCATCAAGCTGACAACGTAACAGCACATACTTCAACTAGTTCCACAACAAGTGAAGCCTGCACAAAAGGAACTTTGCAGCCTGAATTACCCTCAAAGCAACAGGTAGCAACCAAATTCATTACTCATCCAGTGCGCTCTGGACAACAGTTATTAGCGCCTGAAGGTGATTTGGTGGTGGTGGCACCGGTCAGCGCCGGGGCTGAATTATTAGCCGCTGGCCATATTCATGTATATGGGCCATTACGTGGTCGTGCCTTAGCGGGTATTAATGGCAATCGTGAGGCACGAATTTTTTGTCAGCGCTTTGAGCCTGAGTTAATAGCCATTGCCGGCTGTTATCAAGTCGATAATGGTATTTCTAGAGATCAATGGCAACAGCCAGTACAAGTCGTATTATCAAATGAAGAGTTGCAAATTATCGCACTCTGA
- the minD gene encoding septum site-determining protein MinD, with protein MATIIVVTSGKGGVGKTTTSAAFATGLALKGHKTVVIDFDIGLRNLDLVMGCERRVVYDFVNVINKEATIHQTLIKDKRVENLYILPASQTRDKDALTMEGVEAVLSELRKEFDYIVCDSPAGIEKGAQMSLYFADEALIVTNPEVSSVRDSDRILGILHSKSKRAEENKEPIKEHLLLTRYDPDRVNRGEMLSVADVEDILAIPLLGVIPESKAVLKASNQGVPVIHDLESDAGQAYNDAVCRFKGEDLPHRFLEVQRKSLLKRMFGG; from the coding sequence TTGGCAACAATTATTGTGGTGACCTCCGGAAAAGGAGGTGTTGGTAAGACAACAACAAGTGCTGCCTTTGCCACTGGCCTCGCGCTAAAAGGGCATAAGACAGTTGTCATCGATTTTGACATTGGTTTACGCAACCTGGATTTAGTGATGGGTTGTGAACGACGGGTGGTGTACGACTTTGTTAATGTCATTAATAAAGAAGCGACTATTCACCAAACCTTGATTAAAGATAAACGGGTTGAAAATTTATATATTTTACCTGCCTCTCAAACGCGCGATAAAGATGCCCTGACAATGGAAGGGGTGGAAGCCGTATTGAGCGAACTGAGAAAAGAATTTGATTATATTGTATGCGACTCTCCAGCAGGGATTGAAAAAGGCGCACAAATGTCACTGTATTTTGCAGACGAGGCATTAATCGTTACCAACCCTGAAGTGTCATCAGTGCGTGACTCTGATCGAATTCTAGGTATTCTTCACAGCAAATCCAAACGAGCTGAAGAAAATAAAGAGCCAATCAAAGAGCATTTATTACTTACCCGCTATGATCCTGACCGGGTTAATCGCGGCGAAATGCTGAGTGTAGCCGATGTTGAAGATATCTTGGCAATTCCTCTACTTGGCGTTATACCTGAATCAAAAGCTGTACTTAAAGCTTCTAACCAAGGGGTTCCGGTAATCCACGACCTCGAAAGTGATGCAGGCCAGGCATACAACGATGCAGTTTGTCGTTTTAAAGGTGAAGATTTACCCCACCGTTTCTTAGAGGTACAACGTAAAAGCCTGCTAAAAAGGATGTTTGGAGGCTAA
- the minE gene encoding cell division topological specificity factor MinE, translating to MSLLEMFRQKKQPSASVAKERLQIIVAHERATRDGPDYLPKLQQDILAVVRKYIEIENDQVTVSVDNADNCSILELNVTLPG from the coding sequence ATGAGTTTGCTGGAAATGTTTAGACAAAAAAAGCAACCAAGTGCCAGTGTTGCTAAAGAGCGCTTACAGATCATTGTGGCTCATGAAAGAGCCACTCGTGATGGCCCTGATTATTTACCTAAATTACAGCAGGATATTTTAGCTGTAGTCAGAAAATATATTGAGATCGAAAATGACCAAGTAACCGTAAGTGTAGATAACGCCGACAACTGTTCCATTCTAGAACTCAATGTCACCCTTCCTGGCTAG
- a CDS encoding pseudouridine synthase, with translation MQYLDCIYYDDDLAVFDKPAKLLSVPSNRPELNDSLATRVARVFPTARIVHRLDWQTSGLIVMAMHLDSLRHLSKQFEMRVVDKTYQAVVAGKLPQPQGRITLPLCVDWPNRPKQRIDYRMGRNADTRWKVLEYDGQKSRVELKPVTGRSHQLRLHLKALGTPILGDEWYAPASIHAQSSRMLLHAHILKLYHPKTSAPLEFASPIPF, from the coding sequence ATGCAGTATCTCGACTGTATTTATTATGATGATGATCTAGCGGTTTTCGATAAGCCCGCAAAGTTACTGTCTGTACCCAGCAACCGTCCTGAGCTGAATGACAGCCTTGCTACTCGCGTAGCCCGAGTTTTCCCTACCGCGAGGATTGTTCACCGGCTTGACTGGCAAACCTCTGGTTTAATTGTGATGGCAATGCATTTAGACAGCCTGCGCCATCTCAGTAAGCAATTTGAAATGCGCGTGGTTGATAAAACCTATCAAGCTGTCGTCGCAGGCAAATTACCCCAGCCCCAAGGCCGGATTACGTTGCCACTTTGTGTTGACTGGCCCAACCGCCCCAAGCAGCGCATTGATTATCGCATGGGCCGCAACGCTGATACTCGCTGGAAAGTCCTAGAATATGATGGCCAAAAAAGCCGGGTAGAATTAAAGCCGGTAACTGGTCGCTCTCATCAGCTGCGATTACACCTTAAAGCACTAGGCACTCCTATTTTGGGCGATGAATGGTATGCCCCAGCTAGCATTCATGCACAATCATCTCGGATGCTACTGCACGCTCACATCCTCAAACTCTACCACCCCAAGACTAGTGCACCACTGGAATTTGCCTCCCCTATTCCATTTTGA
- a CDS encoding M18 family aminopeptidase, translating to MMSLEAFNQNLLSFLAQSPTPFHATTEMASALKAAGFNQLFENETWQLKPQQGYFVTRNDSSIIAFTTGNESYTQQGFRMVGAHTDSPCLKVMPNAERFQQGYFQLGLEVYGGVLLAPWFDRDLSLAGRVSYTSKSGKLKSKLINFERPVGIIPSLAIHLDREANNNRSINPQKDIPVILGQRPKDKTSFRQLLLEQLHQQGAEDAVKVLDYDMVCYDTQLPGYIGLNQEFIASARLDNLLSCYTSMAALITAYQQDQQQPMLLVCNDHEEVGSLSACGANGPFLKSTLERIVGTGEPLTVCLENSLMISADNAHGIHPNYADKHESNHGPKLNEGPVIKINANQRYATTSETSALFRWVCDEVNVPVQTFVSRADMACGSTIGPITSGEVGVRTLDVGAPTFAMHSIRELAGSQDAYSLCKALSYFMQLQQLPHQ from the coding sequence ATGATGTCACTTGAAGCCTTTAACCAAAACCTGCTTAGCTTTTTAGCTCAATCACCAACCCCCTTCCATGCAACTACTGAGATGGCAAGCGCACTCAAAGCCGCTGGTTTTAACCAGCTTTTTGAAAATGAAACCTGGCAGCTTAAGCCACAGCAGGGATATTTTGTTACGCGCAACGACTCATCAATCATTGCCTTTACCACAGGCAACGAAAGCTACACCCAGCAAGGTTTTCGCATGGTCGGTGCTCACACCGACAGCCCCTGCCTAAAGGTCATGCCCAATGCAGAACGTTTTCAGCAAGGCTACTTCCAGTTAGGTTTAGAAGTTTATGGCGGCGTGCTATTAGCCCCCTGGTTTGATCGAGACTTATCTCTGGCAGGGCGAGTAAGCTACACCAGCAAATCCGGCAAGTTGAAGAGCAAGCTGATCAATTTTGAAAGGCCAGTTGGGATCATTCCGAGCCTGGCTATTCATCTTGATCGCGAAGCAAATAATAACCGCTCCATCAACCCCCAAAAGGACATACCAGTTATTCTTGGGCAACGACCAAAGGATAAAACTAGCTTTCGTCAGCTATTGCTAGAACAGCTCCACCAGCAAGGGGCTGAGGATGCAGTTAAGGTACTTGACTATGACATGGTCTGCTATGACACCCAGTTACCTGGCTATATTGGACTTAATCAAGAGTTTATCGCCAGTGCCCGCTTAGATAATCTGCTCAGCTGCTATACCAGCATGGCAGCACTCATTACTGCCTACCAACAAGATCAACAGCAACCTATGTTGCTAGTGTGTAATGACCATGAAGAAGTAGGCAGTCTGTCCGCTTGTGGTGCCAATGGTCCCTTTTTAAAGTCAACATTAGAGCGCATAGTTGGCACAGGAGAACCTCTTACCGTTTGCTTGGAAAACAGCTTAATGATCTCTGCTGACAATGCCCATGGTATTCACCCGAACTATGCAGACAAACATGAAAGTAACCATGGACCTAAGCTCAATGAAGGGCCAGTGATTAAAATTAATGCTAACCAGCGTTATGCAACCACCAGCGAAACCAGTGCGCTATTTCGCTGGGTGTGCGATGAGGTCAATGTGCCAGTACAAACATTTGTGTCACGAGCTGATATGGCCTGTGGTAGCACCATAGGTCCAATTACATCAGGTGAGGTGGGTGTCAGGACACTGGATGTCGGTGCTCCCACTTTTGCTATGCACTCCATTCGAGAGCTGGCCGGCTCACAAGATGCTTATTCGCTTTGTAAAGCGCTTAGTTATTTTATGCAGCTTCAGCAATTACCTCACCAATAG
- a CDS encoding carboxy terminal-processing peptidase, giving the protein MVLKFDKGVFVRPVVSILAVWLSLSAQAQTSSTNEDFPLLKPTREQKIAAVTAVRNLRNHYEQIPLNDVTSEKIYHRYLERLDPNRLYFLKQDIDKFNQYRYKFDNQLKTGNIKPAFEIYNVYQQRIREYLKYKIDFITSDLKKLDFNKSETIEVDREHAPWPKDTQSQQDLWRKFLKDQVLRLKLSGESTAEIGKKLAKRYQNQLHRLNQSNNEDAFSEFLNAFTQIYDPHTQYLSPTKAENFNINMSLSLEGIGALLEQDERYTKVVRLIAKGPAEKAGQLQPADKIVGVGQGKKGEMVDVVGWRLDDVVKLIRGPKKTVVRLEVIPSSETGDKTKTYSIVRDKVKLEEQAAQKQIIELKHNGSPLKVGVIQVPAFYIDFKAAQQGDPNYKSTTRDVKKLISELENEGIDGLVIDLRNNGGGSLQEANELTGLFIPSGPTVLVKNHLGRVTPKVDSDNRVAYKGPMAVLVNRLSASASEIFAGAMQDYQRAIVIGGRTFGKGTVQAIQPINHGELKLTLAKFYRVSGESTQNQGVIPDIQFPALYDVDKVGESSLPDALPWDRIKPGKYATYQEITPYLNQLERSYRVRTKNNPDFIYYADYLRLQKDIQQITVLSLNEKQRKTNNELIDEKRLNIENKRRKAKGEKPYASLEELETKEKNLARSNKQVPVEEDPLLAETGNILADYINIQHRLAATTNN; this is encoded by the coding sequence ATGGTATTAAAATTTGACAAAGGGGTTTTTGTCCGCCCTGTTGTTTCAATCCTGGCAGTATGGCTCTCCCTGTCTGCTCAAGCCCAAACAAGCAGTACAAATGAAGACTTCCCTCTGCTTAAACCAACCCGAGAACAAAAAATTGCAGCAGTCACTGCGGTGCGTAATCTGCGCAATCACTATGAGCAAATACCGTTAAATGATGTGACATCTGAAAAAATCTATCACCGCTACTTAGAAAGACTAGACCCCAATCGTCTCTACTTTTTAAAGCAAGATATTGATAAGTTTAATCAGTATCGTTACAAGTTTGATAATCAACTGAAAACAGGCAATATCAAACCCGCCTTTGAAATCTATAACGTATATCAACAGCGCATTCGCGAATATTTAAAGTATAAAATCGACTTTATTACGTCTGACCTGAAGAAGCTTGACTTTAACAAAAGCGAAACCATTGAGGTCGATCGAGAGCATGCTCCCTGGCCAAAAGACACACAGTCCCAGCAAGATTTATGGCGAAAATTCCTCAAAGACCAGGTATTACGGCTTAAGCTAAGCGGTGAATCGACTGCTGAAATTGGCAAAAAACTGGCTAAGCGCTACCAAAACCAGCTTCACCGGTTAAACCAGAGCAATAACGAAGATGCCTTTTCAGAATTCCTTAATGCGTTCACCCAAATCTACGATCCCCATACCCAATACCTATCTCCTACAAAGGCAGAAAACTTTAATATCAACATGAGCCTTTCTTTAGAGGGGATCGGTGCATTATTAGAACAAGATGAGCGTTATACCAAAGTTGTCAGATTAATTGCCAAAGGCCCTGCTGAAAAAGCTGGCCAGCTCCAACCCGCTGATAAGATTGTTGGGGTTGGTCAAGGCAAAAAAGGAGAAATGGTTGATGTTGTTGGCTGGCGACTTGATGATGTCGTAAAACTAATTCGCGGCCCGAAAAAAACTGTGGTTCGCTTGGAAGTCATTCCCTCAAGTGAAACAGGCGATAAAACGAAAACGTACAGTATCGTTCGCGATAAAGTGAAATTGGAAGAGCAAGCAGCACAGAAACAGATTATTGAGCTAAAGCACAATGGTTCTCCTTTAAAAGTAGGTGTTATTCAAGTACCTGCTTTTTACATTGACTTTAAAGCCGCCCAACAAGGTGATCCAAACTACAAAAGTACTACCCGCGATGTAAAAAAGCTGATCAGCGAGCTTGAAAATGAAGGTATTGATGGCCTTGTCATCGACTTACGCAATAACGGTGGCGGATCACTCCAAGAAGCCAATGAGCTGACTGGTCTGTTTATCCCTAGCGGCCCAACTGTTTTAGTTAAAAATCATTTAGGCCGAGTGACCCCCAAAGTAGACAGCGACAACCGGGTTGCTTATAAGGGCCCCATGGCTGTACTGGTTAATCGTTTAAGCGCTTCTGCTTCTGAAATTTTTGCCGGTGCGATGCAGGATTATCAACGAGCCATTGTGATAGGTGGCCGGACTTTTGGTAAAGGCACTGTCCAGGCAATTCAGCCCATTAACCATGGCGAGCTGAAGCTGACTTTAGCTAAGTTTTATCGCGTATCTGGTGAAAGCACCCAAAACCAGGGTGTTATTCCTGACATTCAATTTCCTGCCCTTTATGATGTAGATAAAGTAGGAGAAAGCTCATTACCTGATGCCCTCCCCTGGGATCGAATCAAGCCAGGTAAGTACGCGACTTACCAAGAAATCACCCCCTATCTAAACCAGCTTGAAAGAAGCTACCGAGTACGAACTAAAAATAATCCTGATTTTATTTACTATGCTGACTACTTGAGGCTACAAAAGGACATCCAACAAATCACTGTTCTTTCTTTAAACGAAAAACAACGTAAAACCAATAATGAACTCATTGATGAAAAGCGTCTAAATATAGAAAACAAACGCCGCAAAGCCAAAGGTGAAAAACCTTATGCCTCACTGGAAGAACTTGAGACCAAAGAGAAAAACCTGGCTCGCAGCAATAAGCAGGTGCCTGTTGAAGAGGATCCATTATTAGCAGAAACAGGCAATATTCTGGCAGACTATATCAATATCCAGCACCGCCTTGCTGCAACAACTAATAATTAA
- a CDS encoding 5'-3' exonuclease H3TH domain-containing protein, whose amino-acid sequence MKLINLLLIDGLNLIRRIYAVQPDIEQSLQLVAQSLRRALRDTQPTHGLVVLEGKGPNWRKQLYPDYKANRAEAPQLLSENLPRFVQLFAEHGINSFQLDHYEADDVIASITSKAKRLVKEVTVLSTDKLFCQLISGSVTIRDHFAKQNRDAQYVMEKYGVRVEQLVDYWTLVGDSTNHIPGIKGVGPKTAKQLLNDYGSINAMINNPLEAQSVGQDSASQNKTISLLKESQEQLSLFRQLVQLKEDVSLGINLQDLRLTRAI is encoded by the coding sequence TTGAAACTAATAAATCTACTGCTGATTGATGGCTTAAATCTGATTCGGCGGATTTATGCTGTGCAGCCAGATATAGAGCAAAGCTTACAGTTGGTCGCTCAATCTTTAAGAAGGGCTTTAAGAGATACTCAACCTACCCATGGACTGGTTGTATTGGAAGGAAAAGGCCCTAATTGGCGCAAGCAGCTTTACCCAGACTACAAAGCCAATCGAGCAGAAGCGCCTCAACTCCTTTCTGAAAACTTACCTCGCTTTGTTCAGTTATTTGCTGAGCATGGAATTAACAGTTTTCAGCTTGATCACTATGAGGCTGATGATGTTATCGCTTCTATTACTAGTAAGGCTAAAAGGTTGGTAAAAGAAGTGACGGTATTATCTACGGATAAGCTTTTTTGCCAGCTAATATCTGGATCAGTCACAATTCGCGACCATTTTGCTAAGCAAAACCGTGATGCGCAATATGTAATGGAAAAGTATGGTGTTCGGGTGGAGCAGCTTGTTGATTATTGGACCCTGGTAGGTGATAGCACAAATCATATTCCAGGGATTAAAGGAGTAGGGCCTAAAACCGCAAAGCAGCTGCTAAATGATTATGGCTCAATAAATGCCATGATTAATAATCCTTTAGAAGCGCAAAGTGTTGGTCAAGATAGTGCCAGTCAAAATAAAACCATCTCACTGTTGAAGGAAAGCCAGGAGCAATTAAGTTTATTCCGCCAATTAGTGCAATTAAAAGAAGATGTTAGTTTAGGTATTAACTTGCAGGATTTACGATTAACCAGGGCGATTTAA